A region from the bacterium genome encodes:
- a CDS encoding fructose-bisphosphate aldolase class I translates to MNIGELEAVARSLVVPGKGILAADESAPTIEKRFKAIELPSTEENRRAYRDLLFTTPGVSEFISGVILYDETIRQRSADGTPFPSALERQGIVPGIKVDEGAKTLTGFPGEKITEGLDGLRGRLPEYRTLGARFAKWRAVIDIGAGIPTRYCIQANAHALARYAALCQEAGLVPIVEPEVLMDGSHTIERCEEVTTEVLSLVYAELTAHRVALEGTLLKPNMVVSGKGCPTQAAAAQVAEATVRTLSRVVPPAVPGIVFLSGGQTPRQATENLNSMNAMGRHPWELSFSYGRALQDPVLKAWRGKAENVPAAKEAFLLRATLNGAARRGAYSPSMEAA, encoded by the coding sequence ATGAACATCGGCGAACTCGAAGCGGTCGCACGTTCCCTCGTCGTCCCCGGCAAGGGGATCCTGGCGGCGGACGAAAGCGCTCCAACGATCGAGAAACGGTTCAAGGCGATCGAACTCCCGTCCACGGAGGAGAACCGGCGGGCGTACCGGGACCTCCTCTTCACAACCCCGGGCGTTTCGGAGTTCATCAGCGGCGTGATCCTTTACGACGAAACGATCCGGCAACGCTCCGCCGACGGGACCCCCTTCCCGAGCGCGCTCGAACGGCAGGGGATCGTGCCGGGGATCAAGGTCGACGAGGGGGCGAAGACGCTGACCGGGTTCCCCGGGGAAAAGATCACCGAGGGTCTGGACGGGTTGCGGGGACGCCTGCCGGAATATCGGACGCTGGGCGCCCGGTTCGCGAAGTGGCGCGCGGTGATCGACATCGGAGCCGGGATCCCGACGAGATACTGCATCCAGGCCAACGCTCACGCGCTGGCACGATACGCCGCGCTGTGCCAGGAGGCGGGGCTCGTTCCCATCGTGGAACCGGAGGTGCTGATGGACGGATCCCATACGATCGAGCGCTGCGAGGAGGTGACCACGGAGGTGCTCTCGCTGGTCTACGCGGAGTTGACCGCCCATCGCGTGGCCCTCGAGGGAACGCTGCTGAAGCCCAACATGGTCGTTTCGGGAAAGGGGTGCCCGACCCAGGCCGCCGCGGCGCAGGTCGCGGAAGCGACGGTCCGAACCTTGTCGCGTGTCGTCCCGCCGGCCGTTCCCGGCATCGTTTTCCTCTCCGGGGGACAGACCCCGCGCCAGGCCACCGAGAATCTGAACTCCATGAACGCGATGGGGAGGCACCCGTGGGAATTGAGTTTCTCCTACGGGAGGGCGCTGCAGGATCCGGTCCTGAAAGCGTGGAGAGGAAAAGCGGAGAACGTCCCGGCGGCGAAGGAGGCGTTCCTCCTTCGGGCGACGCTGAACGGGGCCGCGCGGCGCGGGGCCTATTCCCCGTCGATGGAGGCGGCATAG
- a CDS encoding translation initiation factor Sui1, giving the protein MVYSTERGLVCPKCRLPTSTCRCGKAEPAPAGDGIARVRRETKGRGGKTVTSVSGVPLGGEALRTLASDLKRRCGTGGTVKEGVIEIQGDHRGTIVEELSRRGFTAKLAGG; this is encoded by the coding sequence ATGGTCTACTCCACGGAGCGGGGGCTCGTCTGCCCGAAGTGCCGCCTGCCCACCTCGACATGCCGCTGCGGAAAGGCGGAACCTGCGCCGGCGGGGGACGGGATCGCCCGCGTCCGCAGGGAGACGAAGGGCCGCGGAGGAAAGACGGTGACCTCCGTGTCCGGCGTCCCGCTCGGGGGGGAAGCGCTCCGGACCCTCGCATCGGACCTGAAGCGCCGCTGCGGCACCGGAGGAACCGTCAAGGAGGGGGTGATCGAGATCCAGGGAGACCACCGGGGGACGATCGTGGAGGAACTATCCCGCCGCGGCTTCACCGCGAAGCTGGCGGGTGGCTAG
- a CDS encoding DUF748 domain-containing protein: protein MPGWLQKVGSKPAVRKGLIAGAAVVLAYTLFGFLALPPILESVLSKSLSRALHRKATIRDIRVNPFVLSVSVRGLAISERDSPGTWVSSEEAFANVQLASVIRGGPVLAEMRLSRPYVNIARRPDGSYNFTDLIDEFSEKPVDQSNPLKYSFNNIRILDGSIDFDDGPKKTRHEVREINVGIPFLSNLRYYVDRYVQPSFAAVVNGEPISLKGRTKPFSESLETTFDVNISDLDIPHYLAYVPLKREYEIPSAFLDVNVVVSYAQHADNTPTLRAEGDVTLKEVRVTGRDKSPMIHLPMVKAAIFPSDLAARDFHLAALQVSDPEIDVSIDRNKKLNLLSLIPDKQKKSEKGEKEAATTPNEEPDGLEQKFTADSIRLTGGKVRFSDASRGMPFRSKLGDIRVDVDGLSTVAGKKAAALVSFSTEAGETAELKGNLSLSPLGSEGTIALAKVVLKRFAPYYSDAVRFDIDRGSLEARSGYSFARGEGGPEFRLSGLELSLSNLRLRQREEKAEFLVIPGFDLKEGAVDPGRKEIVIGEIATEKGTVAIRRTATGETNVTRLLAEDTVSAEPAAANRPAGEPAGGKGPVGPPWRITIRKTVVDRYSVRLEDRTTDPPVEIALDRLRLKAENVATGGKQRGRFSFTTLYDRKGSISLGGTFAVDPPSVNARLRAKTLPIGPVQPYFTEKVKILLTGGTISAEGDVSFDAPKDSPQRGGFRGEVTVNGFSSMDKALGEEFLTFSSLHFGGVEAAYHPTSVAIREISLTDFYSRIIVQPDGTMNVQGIIAKEDAGLDNAASGPPAADVSPAPAPADNASQAPEVPVRIDAVTFQGGKVNFSDQYIKPNYSASLVEVGGRISGLSSEEGRLADVDLRGKLENSSPLEIVGKINPLAKDLYLDLNVDFRDMDLSPVSPYAGRYAGYGIEKGKLTLNLKYHIEKRKLESVNKVFLDQFTFGGPVESPRATKLPVKLAVALLKDRKGEIHLDLPVTGSLDDPKFSIWGVVWKIIGNLLVKAATSPFALLGAIFGGGEQLSYLEFDPARSDIPAAEEGKLVTLAKILQDRPGLRLEIEGHVDVEKDREGMRERIFRRKVAAQKLADLVKTGQPAPALDNVRVEAAEYPKYLARAYKAEKFPKPRNFIGMAKDLPVPEMEKLMLTNIQVTDDDLRRLAMERASRVRDRLGGPGKVEPGRIFLVEPKTLPPERKEKLRDSRVDFRIQ, encoded by the coding sequence ATGCCAGGATGGCTGCAGAAGGTCGGATCGAAGCCAGCGGTACGGAAGGGCTTGATCGCGGGGGCGGCCGTCGTTCTTGCCTATACCCTCTTCGGTTTCCTCGCCCTCCCGCCCATCCTCGAATCCGTCCTTTCGAAATCCCTCTCCCGGGCGCTCCACCGGAAAGCGACGATCCGGGACATTCGGGTCAATCCCTTCGTATTGTCCGTATCCGTCCGTGGACTTGCGATCTCCGAGCGGGATTCCCCGGGAACATGGGTTTCCTCGGAAGAGGCGTTCGCGAACGTTCAGCTTGCGTCGGTGATCCGGGGAGGCCCCGTCCTCGCCGAAATGCGCCTGTCCCGACCGTACGTGAACATCGCGCGGCGTCCGGACGGATCCTACAACTTCACCGATCTCATCGATGAATTCAGTGAAAAACCGGTCGATCAAAGCAATCCATTAAAGTATTCCTTTAATAATATCCGGATTCTCGACGGGAGCATCGACTTCGACGATGGACCGAAGAAGACGCGACATGAGGTCCGGGAGATCAACGTCGGCATCCCGTTCCTGTCGAACCTCCGGTATTACGTCGACCGGTACGTGCAGCCTTCCTTCGCCGCCGTCGTGAACGGCGAGCCGATTTCGCTCAAGGGAAGGACCAAGCCGTTCAGCGAGTCGCTGGAAACCACGTTCGACGTGAACATCTCGGACCTCGACATTCCGCACTACCTCGCCTACGTTCCCTTGAAAAGGGAGTACGAGATCCCCTCCGCGTTCCTGGACGTGAACGTGGTCGTATCCTACGCACAGCACGCGGACAATACACCCACCCTCCGCGCGGAAGGCGACGTGACCCTGAAGGAGGTCCGTGTCACGGGGAGGGACAAAAGCCCGATGATCCACCTCCCCATGGTGAAGGCTGCGATCTTCCCCTCGGATCTCGCCGCACGCGATTTCCACCTTGCGGCCCTGCAGGTCAGCGACCCGGAAATCGACGTCTCCATCGATCGAAACAAGAAGTTGAATCTTTTGTCTTTAATTCCTGATAAACAAAAGAAAAGTGAAAAAGGGGAGAAGGAGGCGGCGACCACTCCAAACGAGGAGCCGGACGGATTGGAACAGAAATTCACCGCCGACTCCATCCGGCTCACCGGCGGGAAAGTTCGTTTCTCCGACGCCTCCCGGGGGATGCCGTTCCGGTCGAAATTGGGCGATATCCGGGTCGACGTCGACGGGCTGAGCACCGTGGCGGGGAAGAAGGCCGCCGCCCTGGTCTCCTTTTCGACCGAAGCGGGGGAGACAGCGGAGTTGAAGGGAAACCTCTCCCTCTCCCCGCTCGGATCGGAAGGAACGATCGCGCTCGCGAAGGTGGTTTTGAAGAGATTCGCCCCGTACTACAGCGACGCCGTTCGGTTCGATATCGACCGCGGGTCCCTCGAGGCGCGGTCCGGCTACAGCTTCGCCAGGGGGGAAGGCGGGCCGGAATTCCGGCTCTCCGGCCTGGAATTGTCCCTGTCGAACCTTCGCCTGCGCCAGCGGGAGGAGAAGGCGGAGTTCCTCGTCATCCCCGGCTTCGACTTGAAAGAGGGAGCGGTCGACCCCGGAAGGAAAGAGATCGTGATCGGAGAGATTGCCACGGAGAAGGGAACGGTGGCCATCCGCCGTACCGCCACCGGAGAGACGAACGTCACACGTCTCCTGGCGGAGGATACGGTATCCGCGGAGCCGGCCGCGGCGAACCGCCCCGCGGGGGAACCTGCCGGCGGGAAAGGGCCGGTCGGGCCCCCGTGGAGGATCACCATCAGGAAAACGGTCGTCGATCGGTACTCCGTACGTCTCGAGGATCGCACCACGGATCCGCCGGTGGAGATCGCCCTCGACCGCCTGCGCCTGAAGGCGGAGAACGTCGCCACCGGCGGAAAACAGCGCGGCAGATTCTCCTTCACCACCCTCTATGACCGGAAGGGAAGCATCTCCCTGGGCGGAACGTTCGCGGTCGATCCGCCATCGGTGAACGCCAGGCTGCGGGCGAAAACCCTCCCGATCGGGCCCGTGCAGCCGTACTTCACGGAGAAGGTGAAGATCCTCCTGACCGGGGGGACGATCTCGGCGGAAGGGGACGTTTCGTTCGATGCCCCGAAGGACAGCCCGCAGCGCGGGGGGTTCCGGGGGGAGGTGACCGTGAACGGATTCTCCTCCATGGACAAGGCCCTCGGGGAGGAATTCCTCACGTTCTCCAGCCTCCACTTCGGCGGAGTGGAAGCGGCGTACCACCCGACGAGCGTCGCCATCCGGGAGATCTCCCTGACCGACTTCTACTCCCGGATCATCGTGCAGCCCGACGGCACGATGAACGTTCAGGGAATCATCGCGAAGGAGGACGCCGGACTGGACAACGCGGCGTCGGGACCGCCGGCGGCGGACGTGTCCCCGGCCCCTGCTCCCGCGGACAACGCGTCGCAGGCGCCAGAGGTCCCGGTCCGGATCGACGCGGTGACGTTCCAGGGCGGCAAGGTGAACTTCAGCGATCAATACATCAAGCCGAACTACTCCGCCAGCCTCGTGGAGGTCGGGGGACGCATCTCGGGACTTTCCTCGGAGGAGGGCCGGCTCGCGGACGTCGACCTGCGCGGAAAGCTCGAGAACTCGTCTCCCCTGGAGATCGTCGGAAAAATCAACCCGCTGGCGAAGGATCTCTACCTCGATCTCAATGTGGATTTCCGGGACATGGACCTCTCGCCCGTGTCTCCCTATGCCGGACGGTACGCCGGGTACGGGATCGAGAAAGGGAAGCTTACCCTGAACCTCAAGTATCACATCGAGAAAAGGAAGCTGGAGTCGGTCAACAAGGTCTTCCTCGACCAGTTCACATTCGGGGGGCCGGTGGAAAGCCCCAGGGCGACGAAGCTCCCCGTGAAGCTCGCAGTGGCGCTCCTGAAGGACCGGAAGGGGGAGATCCATCTCGACCTCCCCGTCACGGGATCGCTCGACGACCCGAAATTCAGCATCTGGGGAGTCGTCTGGAAGATCATCGGGAACCTCCTCGTCAAGGCGGCCACCTCGCCGTTCGCGCTGCTGGGCGCCATCTTCGGGGGCGGGGAACAGCTCTCGTATCTGGAGTTCGACCCGGCCCGCTCCGACATCCCCGCGGCGGAGGAGGGGAAACTCGTCACCCTCGCGAAGATCCTGCAGGATCGGCCTGGCCTGAGGCTCGAGATCGAGGGGCACGTGGACGTGGAGAAGGACCGGGAGGGGATGCGGGAGCGGATCTTCCGGCGGAAGGTCGCGGCGCAGAAGCTGGCGGACCTCGTGAAAACCGGGCAGCCGGCGCCGGCGCTGGACAACGTGCGGGTCGAAGCGGCGGAGTACCCGAAGTACCTGGCCCGGGCCTACAAGGCGGAAAAGTTCCCGAAGCCGCGCAACTTCATCGGCATGGCAAAGGACCTACCCGTTCCCGAGATGGAGAAGCTGATGCTGACGAACATCCAGGTGACGGACGACGACCTCCGGCGGCTCGCCATGGAGCGGGCCTCCCGCGTGAGGGACCGCCTCGGCGGTCCGGGGAAGGTGGAGCCCGGCCGGATCTTCCTCGTGGAGCCGAAAACCCTCCCTCCGGAGAGAAAAGAAAAGCTGCGGGACAGCCGGGTCGACTTCCGGATCCAATGA
- a CDS encoding AAA family ATPase, with amino-acid sequence MARTLIPEELRKACDPKRFGFATTAEVAPLTRIVGQGRALEAIDFGLDMRSLGFNIYVLGESGTGKSSAIRSFVSEKAKGDPVPPDRAYVFNFREPEEPIALSLAPGRGTEFQRAMLELVAYLRAAIPKVFDSKEYERQKGRIVEGFQGRQKETFGSLEEEAKSRGFSVRPTISGFSIVAVDDAGEPMTEEKFAALDDAKRRELRDNGKRIQERLDDVVRVVKAEERAAKDALAALERDAALSVLGHRMEEVRGKHEGNGKLLAYLDAVQENVLERIEDFKSGGEEPSSPLPFLKIGRQEPDFSRYSVNVIVNNGATNGAPCVFESNPTYYNLFGRIEHRFQMGAALTDFTMIKAGALHKANGGFLVLHALDLLRNIFSYDALKRAIRNREVKIEDVWEQYRLVTTTAMKPEPIPLDVKIVLIGNPEIYYLLYNLDEEYRELFKVKADFDHRIDRTDEGIDHYAAFVATKAKEEALLPFAREGVARVVDFGSRLAEDQEKLSTKFSDISNLLREANYWALRTGAKVVTDEHVARALRAKVMRNSRIEERMRELAAEGTLIVETAGERVGQVNGLAVHDMGDYSFGNASRITATVYAGKGGVLNIERETKLSGKIHEKAVLILSNYLGRRFAMKASISLTASITFEQLYGMIEGDSATCAELYALLSALSGVPVRQGIAVTGSMDQNGAAQPIGGVNEKIEGFFDLCRLRGLDGSQGVLIPSRNRRNLVLKDEVVEAVRQGTFRILEFDSVEEGVETLMGIPAGEIGPEGEYAPGSLYRKVMGRIGELREAVKEEEPGEEEKTEREE; translated from the coding sequence ATGGCCAGGACTCTGATTCCGGAAGAGCTTCGGAAGGCGTGCGACCCGAAGCGGTTCGGCTTCGCGACCACGGCGGAGGTCGCCCCGCTCACGCGCATCGTAGGCCAGGGGCGAGCGCTGGAGGCGATCGATTTCGGCCTCGACATGCGCAGCCTCGGATTCAACATCTATGTGCTTGGCGAGAGCGGAACGGGGAAGAGTTCCGCCATCCGCTCCTTCGTGTCCGAGAAAGCGAAGGGCGACCCCGTTCCACCCGATCGGGCCTACGTGTTCAACTTCCGGGAGCCCGAGGAGCCGATCGCCCTTTCCCTGGCCCCGGGTCGGGGGACGGAATTCCAGCGCGCCATGCTGGAGCTGGTGGCCTATCTCCGCGCGGCGATCCCGAAAGTTTTCGACTCGAAGGAATACGAGCGGCAAAAGGGGCGGATCGTCGAGGGGTTCCAGGGCCGGCAGAAAGAGACCTTCGGGTCGCTGGAGGAAGAGGCGAAATCGAGGGGGTTCAGCGTCCGGCCCACGATCAGCGGTTTTTCCATCGTCGCGGTGGACGATGCGGGAGAGCCGATGACGGAAGAGAAGTTCGCCGCGCTCGACGACGCGAAGAGGCGGGAATTGCGGGACAACGGGAAGCGGATCCAGGAGCGGCTCGACGACGTGGTCCGCGTCGTGAAAGCGGAAGAGAGGGCGGCGAAGGACGCGCTCGCGGCGCTGGAACGCGACGCGGCGTTGTCCGTGCTCGGGCATCGGATGGAGGAGGTCCGGGGGAAGCACGAGGGGAACGGAAAGCTGCTGGCGTACCTCGACGCCGTCCAGGAGAACGTGCTGGAGAGGATCGAGGACTTCAAGAGCGGGGGGGAGGAGCCTTCCTCCCCGTTGCCGTTCCTGAAGATCGGCAGGCAGGAACCGGATTTCTCCCGGTATTCCGTCAACGTGATCGTCAACAACGGGGCGACCAACGGGGCTCCGTGCGTCTTCGAAAGCAACCCGACGTACTACAACCTCTTCGGACGGATCGAGCACCGGTTCCAGATGGGGGCCGCGCTCACGGATTTCACGATGATCAAGGCGGGAGCTCTCCACAAGGCGAACGGGGGTTTCCTCGTCCTCCACGCGCTGGATCTTCTTCGGAACATCTTCTCCTACGATGCATTGAAGCGGGCGATCCGCAACCGGGAGGTGAAGATCGAGGATGTGTGGGAACAGTACCGCCTCGTGACGACCACGGCGATGAAGCCGGAACCGATCCCCCTCGACGTGAAAATCGTGCTGATCGGAAACCCGGAGATCTACTACCTGCTCTACAATCTCGACGAGGAGTACCGCGAGCTGTTCAAGGTGAAGGCGGACTTCGATCATCGGATCGACCGGACGGACGAGGGGATCGACCATTACGCCGCCTTCGTGGCGACCAAGGCGAAGGAGGAGGCGCTGTTGCCCTTCGCCAGGGAAGGCGTCGCGCGCGTGGTCGATTTCGGTTCCCGGCTGGCGGAGGATCAGGAGAAGCTCTCCACAAAATTCAGCGACATCTCCAACCTCCTGCGGGAGGCGAACTACTGGGCGTTGCGCACGGGAGCGAAGGTCGTCACGGACGAGCATGTGGCGCGGGCGCTCCGGGCGAAGGTCATGCGAAACAGCCGGATCGAGGAGCGGATGCGGGAACTCGCCGCGGAAGGGACCCTCATCGTCGAGACCGCCGGGGAACGTGTGGGGCAGGTGAACGGATTGGCGGTGCACGACATGGGCGACTACAGTTTCGGCAATGCATCCCGAATTACCGCCACCGTCTACGCGGGGAAGGGCGGGGTGCTGAACATCGAGCGCGAAACGAAGCTTTCCGGGAAGATCCACGAAAAGGCGGTTCTGATCCTGTCGAATTACCTCGGGCGCCGGTTCGCCATGAAGGCGTCCATCAGCCTGACCGCATCGATCACCTTCGAACAGCTTTACGGGATGATCGAGGGCGACTCCGCCACCTGCGCGGAGCTGTACGCGCTCCTTTCCGCGCTCTCCGGGGTTCCGGTCCGGCAGGGGATCGCCGTGACGGGTTCGATGGACCAGAACGGCGCGGCGCAGCCGATCGGCGGGGTCAACGAGAAGATCGAGGGGTTTTTCGACCTGTGCCGCCTGCGGGGGCTGGACGGGTCCCAGGGCGTCCTGATCCCGTCCCGGAACCGTCGGAACCTGGTCCTGAAGGACGAGGTGGTGGAGGCGGTCCGTCAGGGAACGTTCCGGATCCTCGAGTTCGACAGCGTGGAAGAAGGGGTCGAAACGCTGATGGGAATCCCGGCGGGGGAAATCGGCCCGGAGGGCGAATACGCCCCGGGGTCGCTCTACCGGAAGGTCATGGGCCGGATCGGGGAACTTCGCGAAGCGGTGAAGGAAGAGGAGCCGGGGGAGGAGGAGAAAACGGAAAGGGAGGAATGA